The Streptomyces sp. NBC_00102 genome segment GCGTCCTCTGGGGCTGCGGCACCTCCGACATGAAGTCCGGGGTCGCCGTCCAGCTGAAGATCGCCGCCACCGTCCCCGAACCCAACCGCGACCTCACCTTCGTCTTCTACGACAACGAGGAGGTCGCCGCCCACCTCAACGGCCTCGGCCACGTCGCCGAAGCCCACCCCGACTGGCTGGAAGGCGACTTCGCCGTCCTCCTGGAGCCCTCCGACGCCCAGGTCGAGGGCGGCTGCCAGGGCACCCTGCGCGTCGTCCTGCGCACCGAGGGCGAACGCGCCCACTCCGCGCGCAGCTGGATGGGGTCCAACGCCATCCACACCGCCACCCCGATCCTCGCGGCGCTCGCCGCGTACGAACCGCGCCGCCCGGTCATCGACGGCCTCGAATACCGCGAGGGCCTCAACGCGGTGAAGATCGACGGCGGCGTCGCCACCAACGTGATCCCGGACGCCTGCACCGTCACCGTCAACTACCGCTACGCCCCCGACCGCACCGCCGACGAGGCCCTCGCGCACGTCCGAGAGGTCTTCGCGGAGTGCGCGATCGCCGAGTTCACGGTGGACGACCACTCGACCGCCGCCATGCCGGGGCTCTCGCACCCGGCGGCGAAGGCGTTCATGGCGGCCGTCGGAGGCACCGCCCAGCCCAAGTTCGGCTGGACCGACGTCTCCCGCTTCGGCGACCTCGGCGTCCCCGCCGTCAACTACGGTCCCGGCGACGCGCTCTACGCCCACAAGCGCGACGAACACGTGGTGGCCGCACGGATCACCCACTGCGAGGAGCGCCTCCGCTCCTGGCTCACCAGCTGACCCACGGCATTACCCCGCCCGTAACCATCATGGATCTACGCTGGCGGGAACAGCCACAACGCAGGTCGGTGGAGGGAGCAGGTCATGGGCAACCCGGAGGACGGGCGCATTCCGGAGAACTCCGAGATTCCTGAGAACACGGGGATTCCCGAAGGTGCGGTCAGGCCCGAGGAGCAGCGGCTCGGCCCGGTGCTGCGCCGCAGGGAACAGGTACAGCCCGGCACGACCGATCAGCGGCTGCTGGACTCCGAGGACGACTCGGAATGGGTGCACACCGACCCCTGGCGGGTCATGCGCATCCAGTCCGAGTTCGTGGAGGGGTTCGGGGCGCTCGCCGAGCTGCCCAGCGCGATCAGCGTGTTCGGCTCCGCCCGCACCGCGGAGGACACCCCGGAGTACGACGCGGGCGTACGGATCGGCCGGGCGCTCGTCGACGCGGGCTTCGCCGTCATCACCGGTGGCGGTCCCGGTGCGATGGAGGCCGCCAACAAGGGCGCCAGGGAGGCGAAGGGGATCTCGGTCGGACTCGGCATCGAGCTGCCCTTCGAGTCCGGACTGAACCCGCACGTCGACATCGGCGTCAACTTCCGCTACTTCTTCGTCCGGAAGACGATGTTCGTCAAGTACGCGCAGGGATTCGTCGTACTCCCCGGCGGGCTCGGCACCCTGGACGAACTCTTCGAGGCGCTGACCCTCGTACAGACCGGCAAGGTCACCCGCTTCCCGATCGTCCTCTTCGGCTCCGCCTACTGGAGCGGTCTCGTCGACTGGCTCCGGAACACCGTGGTCGCCCAGGGCAAGGCGTCCGAGCGGGACCTGCTGCTCTTCCACGTCACCGACGACGTGGACGAGGCGGTCGCGCTGGTGACCAAGGAGGTCAACCGCTAGGGCGTGTGTCCGGGGTGCACCGCCGGCTCCCCGGGCGCCCGGCGGGCGCGTCACGCCGGCCGGGCGCCGTCCGAGCCGGCGCCCGGCTCCGGCTCACGCCAGTCCGCGCCGCGCCACCGCGGGCGGCCGGTGACCGGCGATCGACGCGACCATGTCCAGTACCTGCCGGGTCTCCGCCACCTCGTGCACCCGGTACACCTGGGCCCCCAGCCACGCCGACACCGCCGTGGTCGCCAGCGTCCCGATCACCCGCTCCTTGACCGGGCGGTCCAGGGTCTCGCCGACGAAGTCCTTGTTGGAGAGCGAGACCAGCACCGGCCAGCCGGTCGCCGTCATCTCGTCCAGGCGCCGGGTGGCCTCCAGCGAGTGCCGGGTGTTCTTCCCGAAGTCGTGACCCGGATCGATCATGATCCCGTCCCGGCGCACCCCCAGCCCGACCGCCCGCTCGGCCAGCCCCAGGGTGACCCCCAGGATGTCCGCCATCACGTCCTCGTACTCCACCCGGTGCGGGCGGGTACGCGGCTCCGCGCCGCCCGCGTGCGTGCAGACCAGCCCCGCGCCGTACCGGGCCGCGACCTCCGCCAGCTTCGGGTCGACCCCGCCCCAGGCGTCGTTCAGCACGTCGGCACCCGCCTCGCAGACCGCCTCGCCCACGTCGTGCCGCCAGGTGTCCACGCTGATCACCACGTCCGGGTGGCGGCGCCGGACCTCCGCGACGAAACCGACCGTGCGCCGGGCCTCCTCCTCGGCCGAGACCTCCTCGCCCGGTCCCGCCTTCACCCCGCCGATGTCGATGATCGCCGCGCCCTCCGCGACCGCCTGCTCGACCCGGGTGAGCGCCGGCTCGTCCAGGAACGTGGCGCCCTGGTCGTAGAAGGAGTCCGGGGTCCGGTTCACGATTGCCATGATCACCGGTTCGTGCGGACCGAATTCCCGCCGCCCCAGCCTGAGTGGACCGCTTCGCATCCCGTGTTCCTCCTCGTAGATCGACCCTGGGGCCGAACCAACGACCCTAACCGTCGGCCCCGCATGGCACGATCGGACCCGGACTGATTCCGCCCGCTGGGAGGCGCACGTGTTCTTGTTCCTGCTGCTCGCGATGGTCGTGGTCGTCGGGGCGGTCACCCTCGGCGTGGTCGGTGGGGGCGACCGCGCGGTGCTCCTGGACACCGCGCCCGAGTGCCTCACGGACCCGCTGCCGCTGACCCGCCCCCTGGTCACCAGCGACATCGAGCAGCTCCGGCTGCCGATGGCTGTACGCGGCTACCGCATGGCCGACGTGGACGAGGCGCTCGACCGGGTCGCGGCCGAACTCGCCGAGCGCGACGCCCGGATCGCCGACCTGGAGGCGGCGCTCTCCGGAGCACTCTCCCAGGGCGCGCCCGGAACCGACTTCCGTAAGCGCTCCTTCGGCGAGGAGCCGGGCCACGACGACGGAGGAGCCCGATGAGCGGCGGAGCCGAACCGGGCCCGGACGGCGGGCTGCGCTGCCCCTGGGGCCTGAGCACCGAGGACTACCTCGCCTACCACGACACCGAATGGGGGCGGCCGGTCCACGGCGACGACGCCCTCTTCGAACGCCTCTGCCTGGAAGCGTTCCAGTCCGGCCTCTCCTGGCTGACGATCCTGCGCCGCCGGGAGGGCTTCCGTACGGCCTTCGCCGGATTCCGGATCGCCGAGGTCGCCCTGTTCACCGACGCGGACAAGGAGCGGCTCCTGGCCGACGCCGGCATCATCCGCAACCGCGCCAAGATCGACGCCACCCTCGCCAACGCCCGGGTGCTCGCCGAGTGGGCCCCCGGCGAGCTGGACGAACTGATCTGGTCGTA includes the following:
- the dapE gene encoding succinyl-diaminopimelate desuccinylase — encoded protein: MADRTLDLALDAPALTARLVDFPSVSGEEKDLADAIEAALRGLPHLTVDRHGNNVVARTNLGRPERVVLAGHIDTVPIADNVPSRLDENGVLWGCGTSDMKSGVAVQLKIAATVPEPNRDLTFVFYDNEEVAAHLNGLGHVAEAHPDWLEGDFAVLLEPSDAQVEGGCQGTLRVVLRTEGERAHSARSWMGSNAIHTATPILAALAAYEPRRPVIDGLEYREGLNAVKIDGGVATNVIPDACTVTVNYRYAPDRTADEALAHVREVFAECAIAEFTVDDHSTAAMPGLSHPAAKAFMAAVGGTAQPKFGWTDVSRFGDLGVPAVNYGPGDALYAHKRDEHVVAARITHCEERLRSWLTS
- a CDS encoding TIGR00730 family Rossman fold protein; this translates as MGNPEDGRIPENSEIPENTGIPEGAVRPEEQRLGPVLRRREQVQPGTTDQRLLDSEDDSEWVHTDPWRVMRIQSEFVEGFGALAELPSAISVFGSARTAEDTPEYDAGVRIGRALVDAGFAVITGGGPGAMEAANKGAREAKGISVGLGIELPFESGLNPHVDIGVNFRYFFVRKTMFVKYAQGFVVLPGGLGTLDELFEALTLVQTGKVTRFPIVLFGSAYWSGLVDWLRNTVVAQGKASERDLLLFHVTDDVDEAVALVTKEVNR
- the folP gene encoding dihydropteroate synthase, coding for MRSGPLRLGRREFGPHEPVIMAIVNRTPDSFYDQGATFLDEPALTRVEQAVAEGAAIIDIGGVKAGPGEEVSAEEEARRTVGFVAEVRRRHPDVVISVDTWRHDVGEAVCEAGADVLNDAWGGVDPKLAEVAARYGAGLVCTHAGGAEPRTRPHRVEYEDVMADILGVTLGLAERAVGLGVRRDGIMIDPGHDFGKNTRHSLEATRRLDEMTATGWPVLVSLSNKDFVGETLDRPVKERVIGTLATTAVSAWLGAQVYRVHEVAETRQVLDMVASIAGHRPPAVARRGLA
- a CDS encoding DivIVA domain-containing protein; its protein translation is MFLFLLLAMVVVVGAVTLGVVGGGDRAVLLDTAPECLTDPLPLTRPLVTSDIEQLRLPMAVRGYRMADVDEALDRVAAELAERDARIADLEAALSGALSQGAPGTDFRKRSFGEEPGHDDGGAR
- a CDS encoding DNA-3-methyladenine glycosylase I is translated as MSGGAEPGPDGGLRCPWGLSTEDYLAYHDTEWGRPVHGDDALFERLCLEAFQSGLSWLTILRRREGFRTAFAGFRIAEVALFTDADKERLLADAGIIRNRAKIDATLANARVLAEWAPGELDELIWSYAPDPGIRPAPKTLGDVAAVTPESTALAKALKKRSVRFVGPTTAHALMQACGLVDDHLADCVARGATG